GGTGACCTGCTCGACGATCGCCTTCGCGCCGCCCTGGGCCCCTCGTTCATCGACGCGAGCGGCCGCGCCACCTGCGGCACGCCGGCCGCACCGATCGCAGACTGCGTGCCTCTAAACCTCTTCGGTGGGCCCGGCAGCATCGATGCCGACATGCTCGCCTTCATCGGCGCCGACCTCCAAGACTTCGGCGTCAACGAGCAGACCGTCGTGTCCCTGAATGCGGCGGGTAGCCCCTTGCGCCTGTGGGCGGGCGATCTGTCCATGGCGGTGGGCTACGAGTATCGACGCGAAGAAGGCCGTGACGAGCCCGACGCGCAGACCATCGCCGGCAACACCAGCGGTGCGGCGCGGGCCATCACCGAAGGCAGCTTCGAGAGCAACGAGGTGTATTTCGAACTCGGCGTGCCGCTGCTGGTGAATCAACCGTTCGCGCAGGCACTCGAACTGGAGCTCGGCACGCGCCTGGTCGACTACTCGAGCTTCGATTCGCGCAGCGTGTTCGACGTCGGCCTGCACTGGCAGCCGGTGACGCCGGTGGTGGTGCGCGCCGCCTGGTCACAAGCGTTTCGTGCGCCTAACGTGGGCGAGCTGTTCGGCGGCGTCACCCAGTCCAACCCCGCCATCGACGATCCCTGCGCCGACTTCTCCCAGCTGAGCCCAAGCGCCGTCGAGCGCTGCATCGCCCAGGGCGTGCCGGCGGACGGCAGCTTCGATCAAACCGGCAACGAGACGCCCCAGCTCGGCGGCGGCAACCCGCTGCTGGCGCCCGAAGAGGCCGAGATCATCACGGCGGGCATCACCTGGCGCGCCGCCACGCCTTACGCCCTGGAAATCGCGCTGGACTACTACGACATCGAGATCGACGGTGCCATCGGCGCGCTCGGTGGCAACACGGTGCTGTCCCAGTGTCTGGCCACCGGGCAGGCCGTGTTCTGCGACCGCATCCAGCGCGACGGTGCCGGCAACATCACCCAGATCGAGACGGCCCTGCAGAACATCGCCCAGGAGACGGCGCGCGGCATGGACCTGTCGATTCTGGCCGAGCACGACGCTCCGGGTGGCCTCACCTTGACTCACAACGTCACCCTGAGTCGGGTGCTCCGTCGGGATCTGATCGCGTTCCCCGGCGCGGACCCCTTCGTGGGCGTAGGGGAGTTCGACCCCGATCGCTTCGGCGCCATTCCGCGTTGGCGTGGCAACTACCGCCTGGGCTTTTCGCGAGGACGCTGGGGCGCGAGCTACGAGGCCCTGTGGATCGGTGCCCTGCAGGAACGCGGCGGCGAGGTCACGGCCAACACCGCGCGTGACATCAGCGCCCGCGTGTACCACGACTTCACCATCAGCCGAGACTTCGACATCGGCACCCGGGTGACGCTGGGGGTGGACAACCTCACCGACCGCGATCCGCCGTTCTTCGCCAACGCGGACGAGGCGAACACGGACGTCACCACGTACCCGCTGCTCGGTCGCACCTTCTGGCTACGCCTCGGCCATCGCTTCGGCGGTCGCTAGCGACGGCGAGACTCAGGCTCGGAACGCGGGGAGGGTGAAGCGGAAGGTCGTGCCTTCGCCGGGGGTGCTGGTCACGGTAATTTCCCGGGCGTGCAGATCGAGGGCGCGCTTGACGATGGCGAGGCCCAGGCCGGTGCGGTTGGCAGCGGCGCCTGACCCTGGATCCGGAGCCCGATAGAGCCGTTCGAACACGTGCGGCAGATCTGCTGCCGGAATGCCTCGGCCCGTGTCCTCGATCATTACCTCCACCTCGCCGTCGAGGTTCGCCTGTCCCGCGCGCGCATGCACGATCACCCGATCCCCGGGGTCCGTGTGCTTGATCGCGTTGTCGATCAGGTTCTCGAGCACGCGCTGAATCTGGGCGATGTCCGCCACCACCCAGGGCGTGTCCCGATCGAGCTCGGCCTCCAAGGTGATCTGCGAGGCTTCGGCGCGCAGCTGGTAGGTCTGCGTGATGTCGAAGATCAGCTCCGTCAAGGAGAAGGGTTCGGCCTTGGCACCCACCTGCTCTGAATCCAGCTGTGACAGCTCGAACAGCTGGTCCACCAGGCGGTTGAGTTGCTCGCCGTGGCGCCGCGCGATGGTCAGGTAGTGCTGGCGTCCCTCTTCGTCGAGCTCGGGTTGCTTCAGCTGCAGGGTTTCGAGATAGCCCAGCATCGCTGCCAGGGGCGTGCGCAGGTCGTGGGAGACGTTGGTGACCAGCTCGCGCCGTAACCCGTCCAGGCGCTTCAGGGCGTTCACCTGATCGATGATACGTTCCGACATGTCGCTGTAGGCGAGGGCGAGGCGGTCTACCTCATCGCCGTTGGCCTTGCCCAGGCGCGGCGGTTCACTGGCGGAGAAGTCACTCGCCCGGTACGCCTCCACGGTCCGCGTTAGTTGACGCAGTCTACGGGTGAGGAAGTTGAAGATGAGCAGGCCAGCGAGGAACGCGAACAGCGCGCTCACCACCACGCCGATCAGGCTCAGGCGCAGCATGAAGTTGCTGGCGATGTTCTGGGCGACGGCTTGGTAGCGCTCGCTGCTGAGGATGGCGTAGACGTAGCCCGAGAGCTCGCCGTCCTCCTCCAGGGCGGCGGCGGCGAAGAGCTTGCGCGCGTCGTCGCTGCGCGGATCGTCGCCGCGCGTCGGCATGGGCGCGTTGGCGGCGAGGAATTGCTTGATGGGTGCAACGTCCACCTGGCGACGGCGGATCTTCTCCTCGGGCGCATCGTAGGCGAGCAGG
This DNA window, taken from Pseudomonadota bacterium, encodes the following:
- a CDS encoding TonB-dependent receptor; translation: MHRFRSPDTLSVRSRPFCQTALVSLTALMVTASPVVLAQETATGQEPALEPIENVIVTGSRLEQTLIEGAYPVTTIERDVLERSGVASIGELLQELPFVGGSPISTGVGARGAGGGFSRGTESIELRGLGEQRTLILLNGRRFVPGGSGASGVVDLGMIPLAWIERVEILKTGASVEYGADAVAGVINLITRSRFEGVSVQVTGGSTDRGDGENVSLQVTAGRSLGRAQVVGGLQFTDQQSVSKGDRAFSSQLLTVQGPDNEIVPDGSSAPPQGNFRTSDGRLTLIDGEDGAQASDFRPFVSSGPENDRFNFNPFEDLVQDSRRFSAFIEATLPIGERTELFAEALYHQRDSDQQLAPLPLFTSRETDVVVDANNLFNPFGETLSDARRRLVEAGPREFIQDNTAWRGVLGARGDLGGWGWDVSLNHARNETHQRQTGDLLDDRLRAALGPSFIDASGRATCGTPAAPIADCVPLNLFGGPGSIDADMLAFIGADLQDFGVNEQTVVSLNAAGSPLRLWAGDLSMAVGYEYRREEGRDEPDAQTIAGNTSGAARAITEGSFESNEVYFELGVPLLVNQPFAQALELELGTRLVDYSSFDSRSVFDVGLHWQPVTPVVVRAAWSQAFRAPNVGELFGGVTQSNPAIDDPCADFSQLSPSAVERCIAQGVPADGSFDQTGNETPQLGGGNPLLAPEEAEIITAGITWRAATPYALEIALDYYDIEIDGAIGALGGNTVLSQCLATGQAVFCDRIQRDGAGNITQIETALQNIAQETARGMDLSILAEHDAPGGLTLTHNVTLSRVLRRDLIAFPGADPFVGVGEFDPDRFGAIPRWRGNYRLGFSRGRWGASYEALWIGALQERGGEVTANTARDISARVYHDFTISRDFDIGTRVTLGVDNLTDRDPPFFANADEANTDVTTYPLLGRTFWLRLGHRFGGR
- a CDS encoding ATP-binding protein, with protein sequence MLKSLYGKLVLALLVLVSLLGVAFLFVVRFAADYYYQEITQRLNSSIVEYILQHEVLMQDGEPNLSDWKDLAHTVMIVNPTVEVYLLDRDGRLLAYDAPEEKIRRRQVDVAPIKQFLAANAPMPTRGDDPRSDDARKLFAAAALEEDGELSGYVYAILSSERYQAVAQNIASNFMLRLSLIGVVVSALFAFLAGLLIFNFLTRRLRQLTRTVEAYRASDFSASEPPRLGKANGDEVDRLALAYSDMSERIIDQVNALKRLDGLRRELVTNVSHDLRTPLAAMLGYLETLQLKQPELDEEGRQHYLTIARRHGEQLNRLVDQLFELSQLDSEQVGAKAEPFSLTELIFDITQTYQLRAEASQITLEAELDRDTPWVVADIAQIQRVLENLIDNAIKHTDPGDRVIVHARAGQANLDGEVEVMIEDTGRGIPAADLPHVFERLYRAPDPGSGAAANRTGLGLAIVKRALDLHAREITVTSTPGEGTTFRFTLPAFRA